Proteins encoded together in one Mycolicibacter minnesotensis window:
- a CDS encoding DUF5078 domain-containing protein, whose translation MVGFGLRSAIATAMLTGALATAGVAAADATDDYPIPRRILRTPCTAEQIMAAARDVEPVYYERYMIDYHNKPVADRQAAQDSIHRFFAMDYAGRRQYAEDTATNAFFEPMSWRWPNWAKLFFNNKGVAARTTEICLNYPAGDMSVWDWR comes from the coding sequence ATGGTCGGCTTCGGATTGCGCTCCGCCATCGCCACCGCAATGCTGACCGGCGCACTGGCCACCGCGGGGGTCGCCGCCGCCGACGCCACCGACGACTATCCGATTCCCCGCCGGATCCTGCGAACCCCATGCACGGCAGAGCAGATCATGGCCGCTGCCCGCGACGTCGAACCCGTCTACTACGAGCGCTACATGATCGACTATCACAACAAGCCGGTGGCCGACCGCCAAGCCGCCCAGGACAGCATCCACAGGTTCTTCGCCATGGACTACGCCGGGCGGCGCCAGTACGCCGAAGACACCGCCACCAACGCCTTCTTCGAGCCCATGTCCTGGCGCTGGCCGAACTGGGCCAAGCTGTTCTTCAACAATAAGGGTGTGGCCGCGCGCACCACAGAAATCTGCCTGAACTATCCCGCCGGCGACATGTCGGTGTGGGACTGGCGTTAG
- a CDS encoding MMPL/RND family transporter: protein MSGHRTAPPAEGPRAARIIRRLSLPILLIWIAIAAISNTIAPQLEIVGWERSVGQNAPDAPGILAMRHIGQVFNEFDSDSAAMIVLEGDEPLGPEAHTYHDGLVKKLQADTEHVEHVQDFWGDPLTAGGSQSKDGKAALTQIYLRGNQGEAMSNESVDAVRKIVDDTPPPPGLHAYVTGASPLVTDNFEVGSAGTNEVTGITFLVIGLMLLFVYRSLTTMVIVLATVAIELAAARGVVAVLAHAGVIGLSTYATNLLTLLAIAAGTDYAIFVVGRYQEARGKGMERLDAYHDMWRGTVHVMVGSGLTIAGAVACMSFTRLPYFQTLGIPAAVGVLVTLAAALTLGPAVLLMATRFGLMEPKVAQRTRGWRKIGTAIVRWPGPILVVTSGVALIGLLALPGYHTSYDNRPYIPASAPGVVGMEAAERHFTEARINPELVMIETDHDMRNPADMLILERAAKAVLHTPGIALVQSITRPLGTPITHSSIPFQISASSASQIMNLDYQKDRANDLLKQAGEIDNTIAVLRQQLALQQQSATVTHEQTEAFHDTVTTMNALRDKLADFDDQFRPLRNYFYWEPHCFDIPMCWAMRSVFDSLDGISELSEKFGDITASLDNLDALQPQLVALLPPQIAIQERNRELTLSNFATTGGINAQSEEALNNATAMGKAFDDAKNDDSFYLPPEAFDNADFKRGLKLFLSPDGKAARMIVTHQGNPADPQAIPHINAIKEAVFDALKATPMSDAKIYVAGIGSTNKDISEGMKYDLLISALAAVALILLIMVIVTRSLVAATIIVGTVVVSLGASVGLSVLVWQYIFGIHLFWVVVPLAIILLLAVGADYNLLLVSRFQEELPAGLNTGIIRSMGGTGSVVTAAGLVFSATMAAFIFSPLVILGQIGTTIGLGLLFDTLIVRSFMTPSIAALMGKWFWWPKLVRQRPIPAKWPEPLRRTPEEVVQ from the coding sequence ATGAGCGGGCACCGCACCGCTCCCCCGGCCGAAGGCCCGCGGGCAGCCCGGATCATCCGCAGACTCTCGCTGCCGATCCTGCTGATCTGGATCGCCATCGCCGCGATTTCGAACACCATCGCGCCCCAGCTCGAGATCGTCGGGTGGGAGCGCTCCGTGGGGCAGAACGCCCCGGATGCACCGGGCATTCTCGCGATGCGGCACATCGGGCAGGTCTTCAACGAATTCGATTCCGACAGTGCGGCGATGATCGTGCTCGAAGGCGATGAACCACTCGGCCCCGAAGCGCACACCTACCACGACGGCCTGGTGAAGAAGCTGCAGGCCGACACCGAACACGTCGAACATGTGCAGGACTTCTGGGGCGATCCACTCACCGCGGGCGGGTCACAGAGCAAAGACGGCAAGGCGGCCCTGACGCAGATCTATCTGCGCGGCAACCAGGGCGAGGCGATGTCGAACGAATCCGTCGACGCCGTCCGCAAGATCGTTGACGACACGCCACCTCCGCCCGGCCTCCACGCCTACGTCACAGGCGCCTCACCCCTGGTGACCGACAACTTCGAGGTCGGCAGCGCGGGCACCAACGAGGTCACCGGAATCACCTTCCTGGTCATCGGCCTGATGCTGTTGTTCGTCTACCGCTCACTGACCACCATGGTGATCGTGTTGGCGACGGTGGCCATCGAGCTCGCCGCCGCCCGCGGTGTGGTGGCGGTGCTGGCGCACGCCGGCGTGATCGGTCTGTCCACCTACGCGACGAATCTGCTGACGCTGTTGGCGATTGCCGCGGGAACCGACTACGCGATCTTCGTCGTCGGCCGCTACCAGGAGGCCCGCGGCAAGGGAATGGAGCGCCTTGACGCCTACCACGACATGTGGCGCGGCACCGTCCATGTCATGGTCGGCTCGGGCCTGACCATTGCCGGCGCGGTCGCATGCATGAGCTTCACCCGCCTCCCCTATTTCCAGACCCTCGGGATACCGGCAGCCGTCGGTGTTCTCGTGACCTTGGCGGCCGCCCTCACGCTGGGGCCCGCCGTGCTGTTGATGGCGACCCGGTTCGGACTGATGGAACCCAAAGTCGCGCAACGAACCCGCGGCTGGCGCAAGATCGGCACCGCCATCGTGCGCTGGCCCGGACCGATCCTGGTGGTCACCAGCGGAGTCGCACTCATCGGTCTGCTGGCGTTGCCTGGCTACCACACCAGCTATGACAACCGGCCCTACATCCCCGCCAGCGCGCCCGGTGTCGTCGGGATGGAGGCCGCCGAACGGCACTTCACCGAAGCGCGGATCAATCCCGAGTTGGTGATGATCGAGACCGATCACGACATGCGCAACCCGGCGGACATGCTGATCCTCGAACGTGCGGCCAAGGCGGTGCTCCACACGCCGGGAATCGCTCTGGTGCAGTCGATCACCCGCCCGCTGGGGACACCGATCACGCACAGCTCCATTCCGTTCCAGATCAGCGCGTCCAGTGCGAGCCAGATCATGAACCTGGACTACCAGAAGGACCGGGCCAACGATCTGCTCAAGCAGGCCGGCGAGATCGACAACACGATCGCGGTGCTCAGACAACAGCTCGCCCTGCAGCAGCAGAGCGCTACAGTCACCCACGAGCAAACTGAGGCGTTCCACGACACCGTGACCACGATGAACGCCCTACGCGACAAACTCGCCGACTTCGACGATCAGTTCCGCCCGCTGCGCAACTACTTCTATTGGGAACCGCACTGCTTCGACATTCCGATGTGTTGGGCAATGCGGTCCGTATTCGACTCGCTGGACGGAATCTCGGAACTGTCCGAGAAGTTCGGCGACATCACCGCAAGCCTCGACAACCTCGACGCCCTACAGCCGCAACTGGTGGCCCTGTTGCCGCCGCAGATCGCGATCCAGGAGCGCAACCGCGAACTCACGCTGTCGAATTTCGCGACCACCGGCGGCATCAATGCCCAAAGCGAAGAGGCCCTGAACAACGCCACCGCGATGGGCAAGGCCTTCGATGACGCCAAAAACGATGACTCGTTCTACCTGCCACCGGAGGCCTTCGACAACGCCGACTTCAAACGCGGCCTCAAGCTGTTCTTGTCACCCGACGGCAAGGCGGCCCGCATGATCGTGACTCATCAGGGCAATCCGGCCGATCCCCAGGCGATTCCGCATATCAACGCCATCAAGGAGGCGGTCTTCGACGCGCTCAAGGCGACGCCGATGTCCGACGCCAAGATCTACGTCGCCGGGATCGGATCGACCAACAAGGACATCTCCGAGGGAATGAAATACGACCTGTTGATTTCGGCGTTGGCCGCGGTCGCTCTCATTCTGCTGATCATGGTGATCGTGACGCGCAGCCTCGTCGCCGCCACCATCATCGTGGGCACCGTTGTGGTCTCGTTGGGCGCATCGGTCGGCCTGTCGGTCCTGGTGTGGCAGTACATCTTCGGGATTCACCTGTTCTGGGTCGTGGTGCCACTGGCCATCATTCTGCTGCTGGCAGTGGGCGCGGACTACAACCTGCTACTGGTGTCCCGCTTCCAGGAAGAGTTGCCCGCGGGTCTCAACACCGGGATCATCCGGTCGATGGGCGGCACAGGCTCGGTGGTGACCGCGGCGGGGCTGGTGTTCTCGGCGACCATGGCAGCCTTCATCTTCAGCCCGCTGGTCATCCTCGGCCAGATCGGCACGACTATCGGACTGGGCCTGTTGTTCGACACCTTGATCGTGCGGTCGTTCATGACCCCGTCGATCGCCGCACTGATGGGCAAGTGGTTCTGGTGGCCGAAGTTGGTGCGCCAGCGCCCGATCCCCGCGAAATGGCCCGAGCCCCTTCGGCGCACACCCGAAGAGGTCGTGCAGTGA
- a CDS encoding MmpS family transport accessory protein, giving the protein MSRFSVTALARRQWVAIVVVVVVALVGFSVDRLRGIFGSDNEVSRPGSEALENTGYNPKHVLFEVFGTPGTVATINFLDINAQPQRVADVRLPWSQTLTTDDPTMYADLRAQGDGTSIGCRITVNGIVKDERSSDNVNGYIACLDKTA; this is encoded by the coding sequence GTGAGCAGGTTTTCGGTAACCGCATTGGCACGCCGACAGTGGGTGGCGATCGTGGTGGTCGTGGTGGTCGCCCTGGTCGGGTTCAGCGTCGACCGGCTGCGCGGCATCTTCGGATCCGACAACGAAGTATCCAGACCCGGATCAGAGGCCCTGGAGAACACCGGCTACAACCCCAAACACGTGCTGTTCGAAGTATTCGGAACGCCCGGAACAGTGGCCACCATCAACTTCTTGGACATCAACGCCCAACCTCAGCGCGTCGCCGATGTCCGTCTGCCGTGGTCACAGACGCTGACCACCGACGACCCGACGATGTATGCCGACCTGCGCGCACAAGGCGACGGCACCAGCATCGGCTGCCGCATCACCGTCAACGGAATCGTCAAAGACGAACGTTCGTCGGACAACGTCAACGGCTACATCGCCTGCTTGGACAAGACGGCATGA
- a CDS encoding TetR/AcrR family transcriptional regulator codes for MISEDSCDESACPWSEREAEMLAITLELLQQHGYDRFSVEAVATTAKASKATVYRRWPTKADLVLAAIIEGTRSAATPPNTGSLRGDLLEIGRATCAQALEHMRTMRAVLNEMSHSPALQEAMQQKFVLQRSLVIDAVLAAAVERGEIEATAINHEIYDLLPGYLVFRALVADRPPTEKTVRVVVDDVLLPSLKAKK; via the coding sequence ATGATTTCCGAGGACAGTTGCGACGAGTCGGCATGCCCGTGGAGTGAGCGGGAGGCTGAGATGTTGGCGATCACGCTGGAGCTGCTGCAGCAGCACGGCTATGACCGTTTCAGCGTCGAGGCGGTGGCGACCACGGCCAAGGCGAGCAAAGCAACCGTGTATCGGCGCTGGCCGACCAAAGCTGATCTGGTGCTGGCGGCAATCATCGAAGGCACCCGTAGCGCGGCCACTCCGCCCAACACCGGCTCGCTGCGCGGCGACCTGCTGGAAATCGGTCGCGCCACCTGCGCGCAGGCGCTGGAGCACATGCGCACCATGCGTGCGGTCCTCAACGAGATGTCGCACAGTCCCGCTCTCCAGGAGGCCATGCAGCAGAAGTTCGTTCTGCAGCGCAGCCTGGTGATCGACGCGGTGTTGGCTGCCGCTGTCGAGCGCGGCGAGATCGAGGCCACGGCGATCAACCACGAGATCTACGACCTGCTGCCGGGCTACCTGGTGTTCCGGGCGCTGGTCGCCGACCGGCCGCCGACCGAGAAAACGGTCCGCGTGGTGGTCGACGATGTGCTGTTGCCCAGCCTGAAGGCTAAAAAATAG
- a CDS encoding lipase family protein — translation MPTRPAAGARQTLRLTAALVVAFMFGVVAVVPAGVAHADDIKYEQFYTPPDPLPSGKPGELIRTEPSRLVLEPSGQLGAFVGSGTRIMYLSTDAQGRPVPVTGTYIESDVPWPGKGSRPLLAYATGPYGVGEQCAPSRLFDQGIHFSQGFDLMFNYEEGFIATLLARGYSIVVTDGVGEGIHSPVSPQFLNRVAAGTALIDAARAAQKLPGTSLDPDGPVAFWGWATGGQASLSAAELASTYAPELKVVGSYANAPITNIPEVIPAVDGNFLAVLAGYLLRGIQASYPETEQPIWDALTPRGVQMLDWSGHTCLVQGGVDYAFRHLQFYFKDDLNQIASTDPFKSIFAAQRIGNIKPTVPVYISHNRWDPLAPYNAAHDTARDWCAKGADVQLWTNEQPPFLNKMDVNILLPQFVDGERSMAWVADRFNGVSTTPNCGEIQGA, via the coding sequence ATGCCAACCCGGCCCGCTGCGGGTGCTCGTCAGACTCTGCGATTGACGGCGGCGCTGGTGGTCGCGTTCATGTTCGGTGTCGTAGCGGTGGTGCCGGCGGGCGTTGCGCACGCAGATGACATCAAGTACGAGCAGTTCTACACTCCGCCCGACCCCCTGCCGTCTGGCAAGCCCGGTGAATTGATCCGTACGGAGCCGTCGCGGCTGGTGCTAGAACCGTCGGGCCAGCTTGGCGCATTTGTCGGCTCCGGCACCCGAATCATGTACCTCAGCACTGATGCTCAGGGCAGGCCGGTGCCGGTGACCGGTACTTATATCGAATCCGACGTGCCCTGGCCCGGCAAAGGATCGCGCCCACTTTTGGCTTACGCCACCGGACCATACGGAGTGGGTGAGCAGTGCGCACCGTCGCGGCTGTTCGATCAGGGCATCCACTTCTCGCAAGGCTTCGACCTGATGTTCAACTACGAAGAGGGTTTCATCGCCACGCTGCTGGCGCGCGGATACTCCATCGTGGTGACCGACGGTGTCGGAGAGGGCATTCACAGCCCCGTCTCGCCTCAGTTCCTGAATCGGGTGGCGGCCGGAACTGCGTTGATCGATGCTGCCCGTGCAGCCCAGAAGCTGCCGGGGACTTCACTGGATCCAGATGGTCCTGTCGCGTTCTGGGGCTGGGCAACAGGAGGGCAGGCCTCGCTGTCTGCGGCTGAACTGGCCTCGACCTATGCGCCGGAACTCAAGGTTGTCGGCAGCTATGCGAATGCCCCGATCACCAATATTCCCGAGGTCATCCCGGCCGTGGATGGCAACTTCCTGGCCGTCCTGGCGGGCTACCTGCTTCGAGGCATCCAGGCCTCCTATCCCGAAACCGAGCAACCGATCTGGGATGCGCTGACGCCACGTGGTGTTCAGATGCTCGATTGGAGTGGACACACCTGCCTGGTGCAGGGCGGCGTGGACTACGCCTTCCGCCATCTGCAGTTCTACTTCAAGGATGACTTGAATCAGATCGCCTCAACCGATCCGTTCAAGAGCATCTTCGCAGCGCAACGCATCGGCAACATCAAACCCACAGTGCCGGTATACATTTCGCACAACCGGTGGGATCCGCTGGCCCCCTACAACGCTGCACACGACACTGCTCGGGACTGGTGCGCCAAAGGTGCCGACGTCCAGTTGTGGACCAACGAACAGCCGCCCTTCCTCAATAAGATGGACGTCAACATCCTGTTGCCGCAGTTCGTTGATGGTGAACGCAGCATGGCGTGGGTCGCCGATCGGTTCAACGGTGTCTCCACCACGCCCAACTGCGGCGAGATCCAGGGGGCGTGA
- a CDS encoding LysR family transcriptional regulator, with protein sequence MNSMMLRMEIRGGGEAPEFSHEVRRSRRMRSGTDSDRPNSIGETSQQLDYAARVRIKQLEYVAAVTRLGSLRRAGESLKISQPALSETLRNLESELGVTLLDRQRSGARISADGRELLPHIVDILEAVDRLRSAASEQQRTSRMLRVGTVGGATVPLLLPAIEALQAQRVGTQVEVLTAIQEDIHRALREGSLDLGLANLLDGDDPESDLTTVQLLRGRPVVCLRADSALAQNTAICADELRAQDLIAMRAGYAMHRFARRLFGTEMPTFLYSADGAEMGKLMVAQGLGVTILPDYSVAGDPLVRAGVLTLRPLADESTAVSLVMQTRAVRHVPQALGALQSALQRRALDYQLAI encoded by the coding sequence ATGAATTCGATGATGCTGCGAATGGAAATACGAGGTGGCGGCGAGGCTCCAGAGTTCAGCCACGAGGTGCGCCGGTCAAGAAGAATGCGGAGCGGCACCGATTCCGATCGGCCCAATTCGATAGGAGAAACCTCTCAGCAGCTGGACTATGCTGCACGAGTGCGCATCAAACAGCTGGAGTACGTCGCCGCGGTCACGCGGCTGGGATCGCTGCGGCGGGCCGGCGAGTCCCTGAAGATATCGCAACCGGCACTGAGTGAAACCTTGCGCAACTTGGAGTCCGAGCTTGGTGTGACTCTGCTGGACAGGCAGCGGTCGGGCGCTCGGATCAGCGCCGACGGTCGGGAACTACTGCCCCACATCGTCGACATTCTGGAGGCCGTCGACCGGCTCCGATCTGCCGCAAGCGAACAGCAACGCACCAGTCGGATGCTGCGCGTCGGGACGGTCGGGGGCGCGACGGTGCCGTTGTTGCTGCCCGCGATAGAGGCACTTCAGGCCCAGCGCGTCGGGACCCAGGTTGAGGTTCTGACTGCGATTCAGGAAGACATCCACCGGGCACTTCGGGAGGGCTCGCTTGACCTCGGACTGGCCAATTTGCTCGACGGCGATGACCCCGAATCAGACTTGACGACAGTGCAGTTGCTGCGTGGACGACCTGTCGTCTGCCTCCGCGCAGACAGCGCTCTCGCGCAGAACACGGCGATCTGCGCAGATGAGCTCCGCGCGCAAGACCTTATCGCCATGCGGGCGGGCTACGCGATGCATCGCTTCGCCCGTCGGCTCTTCGGCACAGAGATGCCTACCTTTCTCTACTCCGCGGACGGCGCCGAGATGGGCAAGCTCATGGTGGCCCAGGGGTTGGGCGTCACTATCTTGCCGGACTACTCGGTTGCCGGCGATCCGCTCGTGCGCGCCGGAGTGCTCACCCTGCGCCCACTCGCCGACGAATCAACAGCGGTCTCGCTCGTCATGCAGACGCGCGCGGTTCGGCATGTGCCCCAGGCGCTAGGGGCACTCCAGTCCGCGTTGCAGCGGCGGGCGCTCGACTACCAACTCGCCATCTGA
- a CDS encoding acyl-CoA dehydrogenase family protein → MSVITANAPAVAEVLARVLATADRVADELRQTAAARDKANAAPRAEIELLRRNDLLQVQEPVEYGGSGLSYPQASQVTRRIARGDTSIAHLLGYHFAQTRIASLFGTPEQADELSRRNGSEKLFWGGIQNPRGGSDLVLTRDGDGFRLNGSRTFASGASTGDQLSVTASLDGSLVFLSLDVRGGRQGFTFLDDWDNIGQRLTDSGGVRIVDARIEHQEVLGEEPFGSADLTPYQTLVTPHWQLAFVNFYVGTAEGALTEAFDWTRAYASPWESSGVERATDDPYILQTVGELVSEVRAAALLADRAGDALQAALDIGPSLTEDQRAEAAIAIYEAKYLSTKVALDTASRLFEIQGARATTSKYGFDRHWRNLRTHTVHDPVAYKAKEVGDWVLNAQRPEFSLYR, encoded by the coding sequence ATGTCTGTCATTACCGCCAACGCCCCTGCCGTCGCTGAAGTTCTTGCCCGCGTGCTGGCCACCGCGGATCGTGTCGCTGACGAGCTGCGCCAGACCGCCGCTGCTCGGGACAAGGCCAACGCCGCACCCCGCGCAGAGATCGAGTTGTTGCGCCGCAACGATCTGCTTCAAGTGCAGGAGCCGGTCGAATACGGTGGCTCGGGGCTCAGCTACCCGCAGGCCTCCCAGGTGACACGGCGGATCGCCCGAGGCGATACATCGATCGCCCATCTCCTCGGATACCACTTCGCCCAAACCCGCATCGCCAGCTTGTTCGGGACCCCTGAGCAAGCTGATGAGCTCTCACGCCGCAATGGGTCCGAGAAGCTGTTCTGGGGCGGGATCCAGAATCCTCGTGGCGGCTCTGACCTCGTTCTGACCCGCGACGGCGATGGCTTCCGTCTCAACGGCAGCCGGACCTTCGCCAGCGGTGCGAGCACCGGCGACCAGCTCTCTGTGACGGCGTCGTTGGATGGCTCACTGGTATTCCTGTCGCTGGACGTGCGCGGTGGCCGTCAGGGATTCACGTTTCTTGACGACTGGGACAACATCGGTCAGCGGCTGACGGACTCGGGTGGCGTACGCATCGTCGATGCGCGGATCGAGCACCAGGAGGTGCTCGGCGAGGAGCCTTTTGGCAGTGCGGATCTCACGCCGTATCAGACTCTCGTAACGCCGCACTGGCAGTTGGCATTTGTGAACTTTTACGTCGGGACCGCCGAGGGTGCGCTGACAGAGGCCTTTGATTGGACACGCGCCTACGCGTCGCCGTGGGAATCCTCGGGCGTCGAGCGCGCCACCGATGACCCCTACATCCTGCAGACCGTAGGCGAACTCGTCAGTGAGGTTCGGGCCGCTGCGCTGCTCGCCGACCGCGCCGGCGATGCCTTGCAGGCTGCCCTCGACATCGGTCCATCGCTGACCGAGGATCAGCGGGCAGAAGCGGCCATCGCCATCTACGAGGCCAAGTATCTGTCCACCAAGGTGGCCCTGGACACGGCCAGCCGACTTTTCGAGATCCAGGGCGCCCGTGCGACGACCAGCAAGTACGGATTTGACCGGCATTGGCGCAACCTGCGCACCCACACGGTGCACGATCCGGTGGCGTACAAGGCCAAAGAGGTTGGTGACTGGGTTCTCAACGCCCAGCGCCCCGAGTTCTCGCTGTATCGGTAG
- a CDS encoding LLM class flavin-dependent oxidoreductase has product MAITLHWFLPTNGDSRSDLSLGNAVGEAGSRVDSFGADRAPDLDYLSLVAGAAEQLGFTGALTPTSSWCEDAWVFTAALTQRTERFKYLVAFRPGLQAPTLVAQAAATYQRISQNRLLLNVVTGGDDVEQRRFGDYLGKAERYERAAEFLTIFRQLWSGQSVTFTGKHLSVEDATIVPAAAWPDIYLGGSSSEALDVAAEHADVYLTWGEPPAQVAEKIDAVRRRVKNLGRARAAAGDLRFGIRLHVISRQTEEEAWAQANRLLSGLDPDQIRRAQQIQRNSQSEGQRRMSALHGGSTDNLEVSPNLWAGVGLVRGGAGTALVGSHEQVADRIAEYHELGLDEFVLSGYPHLEEAYAFGEGVIPILADRGLLADRPARSS; this is encoded by the coding sequence ATGGCCATCACATTGCATTGGTTCCTGCCCACCAACGGCGACTCACGCAGTGACCTGAGCCTCGGCAACGCGGTTGGCGAAGCAGGCAGCCGGGTGGATTCCTTCGGCGCGGATCGGGCCCCTGACCTTGACTATCTCAGTCTGGTGGCCGGCGCCGCGGAGCAGCTCGGGTTCACTGGAGCGCTGACACCCACCAGCAGTTGGTGTGAGGACGCCTGGGTATTCACCGCCGCGCTGACCCAACGCACCGAACGGTTCAAGTATCTGGTGGCATTCCGCCCGGGACTGCAGGCTCCGACGCTAGTGGCGCAGGCCGCAGCGACCTACCAGCGGATCTCGCAGAATCGGCTGCTGCTCAACGTTGTTACCGGCGGTGACGACGTCGAGCAGCGCCGGTTCGGCGACTACCTGGGTAAAGCGGAGCGCTACGAGCGCGCGGCCGAATTCCTCACCATATTTCGGCAGTTGTGGTCTGGGCAGTCGGTGACGTTCACCGGAAAGCACCTGTCGGTTGAGGATGCGACCATTGTTCCCGCCGCCGCGTGGCCTGATATCTACCTCGGCGGCTCGTCCTCTGAAGCGCTGGATGTCGCCGCAGAACATGCCGATGTCTATCTGACCTGGGGAGAGCCTCCCGCGCAGGTTGCGGAGAAGATCGACGCGGTGCGACGCCGCGTGAAGAACCTCGGCCGAGCGCGGGCGGCTGCGGGCGACTTGCGATTTGGGATCCGACTACACGTCATCAGCAGGCAGACGGAAGAAGAGGCCTGGGCACAGGCCAACCGGCTGCTGTCCGGCTTGGATCCTGACCAGATACGCCGCGCTCAACAGATTCAGCGCAACTCACAATCAGAGGGGCAAAGGCGGATGTCCGCGCTACACGGCGGCAGCACCGACAACCTAGAGGTATCGCCCAACTTGTGGGCAGGCGTCGGGTTGGTCCGCGGAGGCGCCGGCACAGCGTTAGTCGGCAGCCACGAACAGGTTGCCGATCGTATCGCCGAATACCACGAGCTGGGCCTCGATGAGTTCGTCTTGTCCGGCTATCCGCACTTGGAAGAGGCCTACGCCTTCGGCGAAGGAGTCATCCCCATTCTTGCCGACCGTGGGCTCCTTGCCGACCGTCCTGCCCGTTCCAGTTAG
- the sfnG gene encoding dimethylsulfone monooxygenase SfnG: MPTDPTTPLSFAYWVPNVSGGLVTSTIEQRTDWSYDYNVALARLAEEAGYEYALTQVRYTASYGAEYQQESTSFSLALLLATERLKVIAAVHPGLWQPGVLAKWVATADHLSNGRAAVNVVSGWLKDEFTKLGEPWLEHDERYRRSAEFIQVLREIWTEERANFAGDFYRIRDFSLKPKPLSLPDRPHPEIFQGGNSTAARQNGGRYSDWYFSNGNDFDGVSQQLADLRRIAAEAGRTEGPRFGLNGFVIVRDTEAEAREQLREIVAKADRPAVEGFGAAVKQAGAATSDQRGMWADSSFEDLVQYNDGFRTQLIGTAEQVAERIVAYRRLGVDLILTAFLHFQEELEAFGKKVLPLVRELEAAEVNRPAVFTAS, encoded by the coding sequence ATGCCAACCGATCCCACTACACCCCTGAGTTTCGCGTACTGGGTACCCAACGTCAGCGGTGGGCTGGTGACATCCACTATCGAGCAACGCACCGACTGGAGCTATGACTACAACGTCGCGTTGGCGCGGCTGGCGGAGGAAGCTGGCTATGAGTACGCACTGACCCAGGTGCGCTACACCGCCAGCTACGGAGCCGAATACCAGCAAGAATCAACCAGTTTCAGCTTGGCGCTGCTCTTGGCCACTGAACGACTGAAGGTGATCGCCGCCGTCCACCCTGGTCTGTGGCAGCCCGGCGTGTTGGCCAAGTGGGTGGCAACCGCCGACCATCTCTCCAACGGCCGCGCTGCAGTCAACGTCGTTAGCGGATGGCTCAAGGACGAGTTCACCAAACTGGGAGAGCCCTGGCTCGAACACGACGAACGGTACCGGCGCAGTGCCGAATTCATCCAGGTGCTCAGAGAGATCTGGACCGAGGAACGAGCCAACTTCGCCGGCGATTTCTACCGAATCCGTGATTTCAGCCTCAAACCGAAGCCACTGTCGTTGCCAGACCGACCCCACCCGGAGATCTTTCAGGGTGGCAACTCCACGGCAGCCCGCCAGAACGGGGGCCGCTACTCCGACTGGTACTTCTCCAACGGCAACGACTTCGACGGCGTCAGCCAGCAACTTGCCGACCTCCGCAGGATCGCCGCGGAGGCGGGCCGCACCGAGGGGCCACGGTTCGGGCTCAACGGATTCGTGATTGTTCGCGACACTGAGGCTGAAGCACGAGAGCAACTGCGCGAAATCGTCGCGAAGGCCGACAGGCCCGCGGTCGAAGGGTTCGGGGCAGCGGTCAAACAAGCTGGTGCCGCCACGTCCGATCAACGTGGAATGTGGGCCGACTCCAGCTTTGAAGATTTGGTTCAGTACAACGACGGGTTCCGCACCCAACTGATCGGCACCGCTGAACAGGTCGCCGAACGCATCGTCGCGTACCGCAGGCTGGGCGTTGATCTGATCCTGACGGCTTTCCTGCACTTCCAGGAGGAGCTTGAAGCCTTCGGAAAGAAGGTGTTGCCGCTCGTTCGGGAATTGGAGGCCGCCGAAGTCAACCGGCCCGCGGTCTTCACGGCATCTTGA